One window of Ralstonia pickettii DTP0602 genomic DNA carries:
- a CDS encoding quinoprotein ethanol dehydrogenase (K00119: E1.1.99.-; [EC:1.1.99.-]) → MLSVPRLSRHALPLLVLAFTASAALGAEEIQGGATTPGAPMSSALRPVTQAQLDAAGTNGNDWLHSNGSYVQTRFYPAAQINTKNVARLRPAFVFQTAVMESMETAPIVVNGVMFLTTSYNHIYAIDAVTGKEFWHYKHKMGPVTTFCCGPNNRGVAISGDRLYMGTLDAKLVALDARTGKLLWETQIADPELGYSETMAPVVVDDKILIGTNGGEYGIRGFVKAYSATDGKLLWTFHTIPEKGHEGVWATKDATGRDMKRDIAAEKKMLADKGGDFYKTLGGGVWMAPAVDRANKLAIFLVGNPSPDLYGAIRPGDNLYTDSLVAVDLNTGAYKWHSQYIAHDVWDLDAASPAILVDVRDEKGQMIPGVIHGGKTGHVYVHDRRDGRLIRYSQAMIPQENMWALPTPQGARMLPGANGGVEWSPMAFNPRMRLAYAANLHQPMTYQVEDVPYPGGKLWLGGAFKVIPGEQQWGKLSAVNIDSGKVAWDYKTEQPLIGGVLATAGGLVFTGEGNGLFKAFDAANGKMLWQFQCGAGVNSPPVSYTVGGKQYIAVAAGGNTQLDFKRGNSIFVFALP, encoded by the coding sequence ATGCTCTCAGTCCCTCGCCTCTCCAGGCACGCCCTCCCCCTGCTGGTCCTTGCCTTCACTGCTTCCGCCGCGCTCGGCGCCGAGGAAATCCAGGGCGGTGCGACTACGCCCGGTGCGCCGATGTCCAGTGCACTGCGGCCGGTCACGCAGGCGCAGCTCGATGCCGCGGGCACCAATGGCAACGACTGGCTGCACTCCAACGGGTCGTACGTGCAGACGCGCTTCTACCCGGCGGCGCAGATCAACACAAAGAACGTCGCCAGGCTGCGGCCCGCCTTCGTCTTCCAGACGGCAGTGATGGAGTCCATGGAGACCGCGCCGATCGTCGTCAACGGGGTCATGTTCCTGACGACTTCCTACAACCACATCTATGCCATCGACGCAGTGACGGGCAAGGAGTTCTGGCACTACAAGCACAAGATGGGACCGGTCACCACGTTCTGCTGTGGGCCCAACAACCGTGGCGTCGCAATCAGTGGCGATCGTCTCTACATGGGCACGCTCGACGCCAAGCTGGTCGCGCTTGACGCCAGGACCGGCAAGTTGCTGTGGGAAACGCAGATCGCGGACCCCGAACTCGGCTACTCCGAGACCATGGCGCCGGTGGTCGTCGACGACAAGATCCTGATCGGCACCAATGGCGGCGAGTACGGCATCCGCGGCTTCGTCAAGGCGTACAGCGCCACCGACGGCAAGCTGCTGTGGACCTTCCACACCATCCCCGAGAAGGGCCATGAAGGCGTATGGGCCACCAAGGACGCCACCGGGCGCGACATGAAGCGCGACATCGCCGCAGAGAAGAAGATGCTGGCCGACAAGGGCGGCGACTTCTACAAGACACTTGGTGGCGGTGTGTGGATGGCCCCGGCCGTCGACCGTGCCAACAAGCTGGCGATCTTCCTGGTGGGTAATCCGTCCCCGGACCTGTACGGCGCGATCCGTCCCGGAGACAACCTGTACACCGATTCGCTGGTCGCGGTCGACCTGAACACCGGCGCCTACAAGTGGCACTCGCAATATATCGCCCATGACGTGTGGGACCTGGATGCAGCCAGCCCGGCGATCCTGGTCGACGTGCGCGATGAAAAAGGCCAGATGATCCCGGGCGTCATCCACGGCGGCAAGACCGGGCACGTCTATGTGCACGACCGCCGCGACGGCCGCCTGATCCGCTATTCGCAGGCGATGATCCCGCAGGAGAACATGTGGGCCCTGCCCACCCCACAAGGCGCGCGCATGCTGCCGGGCGCAAACGGCGGCGTGGAATGGTCGCCGATGGCGTTCAACCCCAGGATGCGGCTTGCCTATGCCGCCAACCTGCATCAGCCGATGACCTACCAGGTGGAAGACGTGCCCTACCCGGGCGGCAAGCTTTGGCTGGGCGGCGCCTTCAAAGTCATCCCGGGCGAGCAGCAGTGGGGCAAGCTCTCGGCGGTCAATATCGATAGCGGCAAGGTGGCATGGGACTACAAGACCGAGCAGCCGCTGATCGGCGGCGTGCTGGCTACGGCCGGCGGGCTGGTCTTCACTGGCGAAGGCAACGGCCTGTTCAAGGCGTTTGATGCGGCCAACGGCAAGATGCTGTGGCAGTTCCAGTGCGGAGCCGGCGTCAATTCACCGCCAGTGTCCTATACCGTCGGCGGCAAGCAGTACATTGCC